The Desulfobacterales bacterium genomic sequence TAAATTCCTGACAGCAGATTCCGGCAGCAGATTGGCAAAAAAAGGCTTCACCTTATCATCTGGAAACATCTCATCTACTAAAGGCAAAGAAATAGATAATGGAAAAGAGTCAGGTGCTTCAAGCCATTTTCCGGAATAAGAAAATGAAAATAATCGATTGCTGTCCAGATTAAGAACCCCGACCAGGTTCTGATTAAAAAAAACATTAAGTTTTTCCAAGCTCAGCTATCTCCCCGTTTAATGAGATGAAGCTCAAGCCCGAGCGCATTTAAAACTTCAAATATCTTACCGATTTGAGCTGTTGTTTTACCTTTTTCAAGTTCTAAAACAAACTTTCGGCCAACATCAGTAAATTCTGAAATCTCTTTTTGAGTCAGCTTTAAATTTTTGCGCTCTTTGAGAATATATCGCCCGAGTTCTTCAGGATTATTGATTTTTGTTGAAAGTTTCAATTTATCTCCTGCGTAAAAAGTTACCGATAAAGGACTTTTATCAGTTTTTGCGGAGGATTTCAATAAAAAGTACCCTATCAAGGACTTTTTACTTTTCCAGACCATTCACCTCAGCAAAAGTTCCCGAACGAAAACTCGGCTTTCCCCACCTTCCCGTCCTCGCAGAGGGCGATACATCCGTATCCACGGGCACAAGCCCGTGGATAAAGAATTCAGCAATAACGTCCGGAAGCCCCCACAGGGTGGCGATAGGCATACAACGCATATAGATCACCCAAGCCCTTCCATCTTCACTTTCAAAAAAATCAGCCACGGATTTACGCAGATGTACGCAGATAAAAAAAAGATCCGGGCCAAGCCGCGTAAATCCGCGGCAAAAAAATGTGTGCTAAAGCAATGCGGGCGTGAGGCAAAAAAAACGCGCAATTTAAACACCATCCCCGTTCTTCCCAATATTGCCCCCTGTTAAATGCAATTGACATAAAATCAGCTTCCGAATATTACGACGTAATTGAATTCTCTTATACATCCCTCATCCGCGCCGATTCAAAGACGAGAAAAAGGGCGTCAATCACCGGAAAAGATTGAATTGACCACGACACACCCTTCAAGGAGGTAGATTATGACAAAAAAAGACGAAATACTCCTCCATCTACGCCGATTCAAAGGAGAAAAAAAAGAACGGTACACTATTCTTAAAATGGGCATTTTTGGTTCGGCAGCACGTGATGATATGACCGCGGAAAGTGATATTGATGTTGTTGTTGAACTTGGCAAAACGGATTTATTCTATCTTAACGGGATAAAGCAGGAATTAGAGGAACAGTTACACAGAAAGGTGGATATTGTAAGATACAGGGATAGCATGAATGCATTTCTGAAAAAAAGGATAGATAAGGAAGCCGTCTATGTATGATAAGGAGCTTGCCTTAGAAATAATGAGACAGATTCATCAGGCTGCGCAAACTATTTTACAGAAATTTGAGCCGGTAAAAAAAGTAAGTGATTTTACAGGATCTCCCGCTGGCATGGAAAAACTTGATAGTATATGCATGCTGCTCATTGCAATCGGAGAA encodes the following:
- a CDS encoding helix-turn-helix domain-containing protein, whose product is MKLSTKINNPEELGRYILKERKNLKLTQKEISEFTDVGRKFVLELEKGKTTAQIGKIFEVLNALGLELHLIKRGDS
- a CDS encoding nucleotidyltransferase domain-containing protein, with product MTKKDEILLHLRRFKGEKKERYTILKMGIFGSAARDDMTAESDIDVVVELGKTDLFYLNGIKQELEEQLHRKVDIVRYRDSMNAFLKKRIDKEAVYV